A DNA window from Helianthus annuus cultivar XRQ/B chromosome 15, HanXRQr2.0-SUNRISE, whole genome shotgun sequence contains the following coding sequences:
- the LOC110914584 gene encoding uncharacterized protein LOC110914584 — MMVEIIEETQETVDEEKCYMYYSSIGISREEGEKEKMMKEDQEMAAQNVDDDGENGKTEKVLEKEKVLKEKEEELTQKYNVFKKENEMLKRKCSAKCNECIKTENNIQELQKEYDAMKYSHHMMKEAYDEMKDRFKDLEKRVLKYVETTKFLEANFKDKQLMVNYYIDQVVVLKRELTEKEKKNNKLKNYHASSYILESIFNITQDENDSEKKNNKKGIGSEYHQVPPPMMGNYTCCDGEKVEKAINNVDQLPENIDVTYIESDVGE; from the exons ATGATGGTTGAGATTATTGAAGAAACTCAAGAGACGGTTGATGAAGAAAAGTGTT ATATGTATTACAGTAGCATTGGAATCAGCAGGGAAGAAGGAGAGAAAGAAAAGATGATGAAAGAAGATCAGGAGATGGCAGCTCAGAAcgttgatgatgatggtgaaaaTGGTAAAACTGAGA AAgttcttgaaaaagaaaaagttttgaaagaaaaagaagaagagctgaCACAAAAATACAAtgtttttaaaaaagaaaatgaaatgtTAAAGCGAAAGTGTTCAGCAAAATGCAACGAGTGTATTAAAACAGAAAATAAtattcaagagttgcaaaaagaatatgatgcgaTGAAATATTCACATCACATGATGAAAGAAGCATACGATGAGATGAAGGATAGATTTAAAGATCTTGAAAAGAGAGTTTTAAAATATGTTGAAACTACCAAATTTCTTGAAGCCAATTTTAAAGATAAACAATTGATGGTAAATTACTATATCGATCAAGTTGTTGTATTAAAACGTGAATTgactgaaaaagaaaagaaaaataataaattaaagaATTATCATGCTTCTTCATATATCCTTGAAAGTATTTTCAATATTACACAAGACGAGAATGACtctgaaaagaaaaataataaaaaaggcaTAGGgtcagaatatcatcaggttccaccaccaaTGATGGGAAATTATACTTGTTGTGATGGTGAGAAGGTGGAAAAGGCAATAAATAATGTTGACCAGTTGCCTGAAAATATTGATGTGACTTACATCGAATCTGATGTTGGTGAATAA
- the LOC110912916 gene encoding uncharacterized protein LOC110912916: MASLIKENWASINDQYDFDSFENLEIDDALLMSILDEPHVEGECDNEKLSSVIRSLEAEISPIVIDDHDMSMELEWNVDWENSHQFLTNQSYIKSQDIQYNWMDMDDMYIQRYEDEMGGVIEFGGVKDYSQISYANNIEEHGYGALWQEIN; this comes from the coding sequence ATGGCTTCTTTAATCAAAGAAAATTGGGCATCCATCAATGATCAATATGATTTTGATAGTTTCGAGAACTTGGAAATTGATGACGCCCTTTTGATGTCGATACTCGATGAACCACATGTTGAAGGCGAGTGTGACAACGAGAAATTATCGAGTGTAATCCGCTCTTTAGAAGCTGAGATTAGTCCAATTGTAATTGACGACCATGATATGAGTATGGAGCTTGAATGGAATGTTGATTGGGAAAATTCTCATCAATTTTTAACCAATCAAAGTTACATAAAATCACAAGATATCCAATATAATTGGATGGATATGGATGATATGTACATCCAAAGGTATGAAGATGAGATGGGTGGTGTCATAGAGTTTGGTGGTGTTAAAGATTATTCCCAAATCTCTTATGCAAATAATATTGAGGAGCATGGTTATGGTGCCTTGTGGCAAGAAATTAACTAA